From Antechinus flavipes isolate AdamAnt ecotype Samford, QLD, Australia chromosome 1, AdamAnt_v2, whole genome shotgun sequence:
gaagaagaaaacagagTTACCAGGAGAAGGAACAGGAGTTTCAGGAGGAAGTCCTCATCAAACAGCTAATGCAGTGCTTACCTGAAATCAGCCCAACAGAGCTGTCAAGCTGGTGTCCAGATGAGGGCCTTCTGACAAAGCCGGTACAAGAGCAGGATCACCAGGATGACTTCGAGGTTTTGGAGCATCAACACCCTCCCCAAAAGGAGAGAATCCCTCAGGAGATACAGAAAGAAGTCACTCAAGAAGAATCCTATAATCTTGGCTGTGGTGAAATAGGACTAGTTCAGACAGAGCTGAACCACAAAGGGAGCATTGGTCCAGAAAATCCTCATGACTCACAGGGGTCAAATGGAACAGACTTACAAGTCTATAATAAAGAAGACCCGAGAACTAAGCagcaagaacaagaaaaaagtcaATCAAAGGGGATCCTTGGGTTGCTGGGTGAAGAAGTCTTGAAAGTGACAAGATTGTGGCAAGAATGGGAAGTGAACGAGGTGATTAAAGTCATGCAAGAACAACACCGTTCCCAAGTAGAAGAGATGCAGAAGGTAATAAGCCAGCAGTGGACAGAAGAGAAAGACCTCATCCAGCATGGTTCTCCAAAGGAGCTAGGAAGCTTGGGGCTACCACAGAGGAAACAGTACCATGAACATTTATCAGGGAATTGGGATTTGTGTCAGAAGAAGGAAGGAGTTTTATCCCTGCTGCCCCAACAAGATGGAAAGTTATCTAAAGTGTTACTCACAGAAGATCACTTAGATAGTGAAATTCGAAAAACTGTTCAGCAACAGAGTTCAGACAAAAAAGGGCCAGTACCAGAAGATGAAACTTCAGAATTATCCcaaaaagaagaccaaaatgatgaTGAGCCCAAAGTATTgcatctggaacaacaaaaggaaaacattatCAGTTTAAAAGGGATACCCCAAGTTCTGCAAGTGGTAAAACAGCAGCATCAGTGTCAAAAGGAGGCCATTTTGAAAGTAATGTATCAGCAGCAGACCCATCAGGAAGAGGCCATTAGAAAGGCCATTGGTCAGCAATGTCAGGTAGAGATGGTTCTCAAGGTCATGCATCAAGGATGGCAGTGCCAAATAGAAGCTGTTCTGAAGACCGTGAAGGTGCAGCAGCAATCTCAAGAAAAGGCAATTTTGAAAGTGATAAGGCAGCTGGGGTACCAAGGGCAAGAGGACCCCTGGGTGATGGAGCCAGATCAGGATGACCATGAGAAAGAGGAGATGAAACACAGTTCAAAGTCCCCAAACACTGAAGAACCACAGGACCAAAGAGAAGGGGATCTCAGGGACCCACTGAATCGACATGATGGGGATCCAAAGGGGAGAGAGCAAGGTCAAGATGTGGACAGGGAGTCAGTGACCCTTAAAGCCAGAGCAAGTCAGCGGCGAAGAGCAAAGCATGCCCAAAACAGTGGTTCAAAGAAAACAGATCAGCAAATCCAAGACACTTGTGAAGAGGAGAATGATAACAAAGTAGCAGAACAGAaccaagaggaagaaaagaaatcaaagaaacagaaaagagacatTCCTAATTATTTTGTAGCAATTCCAATAACTAACGATCAGGTACAGTATTTTGCAGATTTGATGGTTTTCTTTGGGAATTTTAGGATAATACTAAGGATTTCAAACATGTCCTAAATTTGTActgtttgttatatattttataaaaatgtagtCTTAAGTTCAATTTTAAGTTGATGAGTGTATActtgtatgcatgcatataaatatgtgtatatatgtatatttatacttagatgtatgtatacatttacatatttgcattcatacatatacacactttctcctttataaactatttctttttcctcctagaCAGTCTTTCCTACAATTGTTagtcccccctcccccatatttaaatgtttctcttaggagtttcattttgattttagcATTCTTCTTCCTAGACACCATGCCTTTCCTACAactgttagggttttttttttccatatttaaatgtttcccttaggagtttcattttgattttggcatatattcatatgtacataACCCTACATGTAATAAATGATAGAAATTTGGGGAGATATGAATTTAATCAAATGGtgcattttaaattctttacattttaaaacatttcattcaTTGTGACCCACAGTGCAAAGAAAATAGGAAACTTCCATGTTCCCATGTCCAATTCTTCCCTGTTCCTCTATCATATTGTTGATAACCAGTATGATCCTTCAGACAGATATATAAGATACAAGGTCTGACAGATACAAAATGTCTCTTCCTGAGGTTACTAACTTTCTGACTGTCATCTTCCCTCATTGAATAGAGCAAAgttgaaagatatttttaaaatcttttcctagTGGACTGAATCAGGgacaaggaaggagggaaagatctTTAGTTCTTAAACTAATGCTGACTTTGTACAGTGTTTAGAATTTAAATGTTCTTCCCTTTTAGACTCAAATATCCTAGAAGCTGAAAGCAATCAATTAAGACAGCAAGTAAGAAAGTGAAGcagaactgaaaaggaaataagcTAATTTCCTACAAATCAGATCATCCCTTcctggaaaaagaataaaatggaaacagttgCAAATGGGGATTCTGTCCAAAAGTTCATTTATGATTTGGTTGCTTAGAACTTGGAATATACTTCAACATAGAAGATGTTATACACAGTGCTATAGAAACAACTTAAAAAGGTCTTTTTAATTTGCAACATATATGAAGCATAATACTAACTCTACGGGGCTATACTATAGATAGAAATCCATGATaggtccccctcccccccccatattTAAATGTTTCTCTAACAGTTGTATCAAAGACGTGATGTctaggaggaagaagaaataagataggAAAAAGTGTGTATGTATGCTTATGTACATAggcaaatatgtatatttatacatacacataaatataaatatacatatatacacatatgtatacatggatAGAGATCCATGTATGGTACTGTTTCTATAAGAAAATGTGATCTAATTTCCAACTTAGGATATAAGGAGTACAGACAGACaagcagacagatagatagaactGCTATTGAAGTCAATGCTCTTCTAATCCTAAACTTCTAGTAATGGTTATCACCACCTGTTGTTAAAGGAGGGATAAGGACAATGCTGTGGTGGAGATGAAGTTCTCGAAGGTAAGAGCTGATTCTTAGAAGAGTTAGGATGGGGATGGCAGAGGTGTAGAGTGGAAATGGCAAAGAAGTAAGTAGAAGGGAAATGGCAGTAGATGcgttcatttctgtaagattttgtgttccaaattcccttcccttccccaagcCATTAAGTAATCCCGTATAGGTAAAACATGTACAatca
This genomic window contains:
- the LOC127544003 gene encoding uncharacterized protein LOC127544003; the protein is MQCLPEISPTELSSWCPDEGLLTKPVQEQDHQDDFEVLEHQHPPQKERIPQEIQKEVTQEESYNLGCGEIGLVQTELNHKGSIGPENPHDSQGSNGTDLQVYNKEDPRTKQQEQEKSQSKGILGLLGEEVLKVTRLWQEWEVNEVIKVMQEQHRSQVEEMQKVISQQWTEEKDLIQHGSPKELGSLGLPQRKQYHEHLSGNWDLCQKKEGVLSLLPQQDGKLSKVLLTEDHLDSEIRKTVQQQSSDKKGPVPEDETSELSQKEDQNDDEPKVLHLEQQKENIISLKGIPQVLQVVKQQHQCQKEAILKVMYQQQTHQEEAIRKAIGQQCQVEMVLKVMHQGWQCQIEAVLKTVKVQQQSQEKAILKVIRQLGYQGQEDPWVMEPDQDDHEKEEMKHSSKSPNTEEPQDQREGDLRDPLNRHDGDPKGREQGQDVDRESVTLKARASQRRRAKHAQNSGSKKTDQQIQDTCEEENDNKVAEQNQEEEKKSKKQKRDIPNYFVAIPITNDQILDKIEDVQEFIYSKEPELLKALISVQTMHVTIIIAHLRTEQDVQKAISALEQSKVRVVELLDGKRLNMTFHGIGQFNNQIIYVKMSGEQEQQLLSRIAEAVEKSFQEMNIDITGSKDFRPHLTFLKLSKAPAVKRKGFRKIYSELYKEYEDCPFGIEVFSQIDLCSMHKKKQESGYYHCECTISVASGNTNEAQKPAIEIEYLEELCAHISPDPCSEAKTTESCRCISCIAEDDEKSTEHITSPGAGCETADHETGALVSDEISDEISDEIDGKVLL